The proteins below come from a single Mytilus edulis chromosome 5, xbMytEdul2.2, whole genome shotgun sequence genomic window:
- the LOC139523110 gene encoding toll-like receptor 4, with the protein MNLGITIDTRVGFFLTVLCIFTANVSSTSEGAVNKFVIEDYSNRSLKEVPKHLHVDINELILDQNDIQIIENGTFKNLSVLIKLTINDNKLNILQMNAFEGLFSLQVLEMAGNNITLSMFTSKLFSFIPNLIVLDVSRNMNLLDQEDWTIYPDLAFAELRKLENFSIDLAPFPMFGKGFMKMGKLLKLEFNHCQVRVMNNIMLKNFNPSVEYLYLSKCRQFVKVDTGLLEPFPNLKVLDLSETYMHPIQAFQLLKPLSRRTMKMINFHHVNDESIINNSTYRYEVNITAEMMKYLKTICVHVLDVSNNNIIDFENGSLLTMDRPDCLRYISLSRNRFSLFNGHQLDNIKHFFARTTNLLRFDYSFIPLGFINYSHHLNYNISGFPPERVITLPSSIQVVQMSHIFHAGEPVLWVIPENTSISRFDVSFSQTVDQAKLLNGSEIDYLDVTGIDSRVVFNTLHLHPLSKLSTLIMEHTNLYITNKMEKNVFNYVLGTEKLDISNNFLWELRQNIFENITTLTYLNLSNNLFRTIPLAITKLPNLKELDMTNNLLTNINSTFQNFFRGMGQGFKLYLDNNAFVCDCTNSDFILWLNNKHVTLDANGTYKCILQNSKENDTHYAFLHFNHLYAGCNSKLWLKAVLGLFLTFIAIFFPFTLVYSFRWRISFYLYKRFRNSLEKDICVNFKYDVFVFYPENDLPWIKYVLMPKLERKWGLQMCIQHRDFTVGKPIADVIADSIEQSRHIIFLVTSSFQHDSWGEYAIERAKYHHFSQNLQKIIVITKDLQTEEIPHELAMLWKDIALIEWPMNENGLENTWNKLKLWLFLNQPK; encoded by the coding sequence ATGAATTTGGGAATTACTATCGATACAAGAGTGGGATTCTTTCTTACAGTTTTGTGCATTTTTACTGCAAACGTTTCGTCGACATCCGAAGGAGCAGTAAACAAATTCGTGATAGAAGATTATTCAAACAGAAGTCTAAAAGAGGTTCCAAAACATCTACATGTAGACATTAATGAACTTATTCTTGACCAAAACGACATACAAATAATCGAAAACGGCACTTTCAAGAATTTGAGTGTATTGATTAAACTCACAATTAATGACAATAAACTGAATATTCTACAGATGAATGCATTTGAAGGATTGTTCTCATTACAAGTATTAGAAATGGCGGGAAATAATATAACGTTGTCAATGTTCACTTCCAAACTATTCAGTTTTATACCGAATTTAATAGTGCTAGACGTCAGTAGAAATATGAATTTATTGGATCAAGAAGACTGGACAATTTATCCAGATCTAGCATTCGCAGAACTGAGGAAGTTAGAAAATTTTTCGATTGATCTTGCACCATTCCCAATGTTTGGAAAAGGATTTATGAAAATGGGAAAACTCCTCAAATTGGAATTTAACCATTGCCAGGTACGCGTTATGAATAACATCATGTTGAAAAATTTCAATCCTAGTGTTGAATATTTGTACTTAAGTAAATGTCGACAGTTTGTAAAAGTAGACACTGGTTTACTGGAACCGTTCCCAAATCTTAAAGTGTTAGATTTATCGGAGACTTACATGCATCCCATCCAAGCTTTCCAGCTTCTTAAACCGCTATCACGCCGCACAATGAAAATGATCAACTTTCATCACGTGAACGATGAATCGATTATAAATAACAGCACATACAGGTATGAAGTAAATATAACAGCAGAAATGATGAAATACTTGAAAACAATTTGTGTACATGTTCTCGATGtttcaaataataatattatagaCTTTGAAAATGGATCACTTTTAACAATGGACAGACCTGACTGTCTGCGTTATATTTCACTGTCTAGAAATAGATTCTCGTTGTTTAACGGACACCAACttgacaatataaaacatttttttgcgaGAACTACAAATCTTTTGAGGTTTGACTATTCATTTATACCTTTAGGTTTTATTAATTACTCGCACCATCTCAATTACAATATCAGTGGTTTTCCACCAGAAAGAGTCATCACATTACCCTCATCCATACAAGTCGTACAAATGAGTCATATTTTTCATGCCGGTGAGCCAGTATTATGGGTAATACCGGAAAACACAAGTATAAGTCGTTTTGATGTATCTTTTTCTCAAACTGTTGACCAGGCAAAATTATTGAACGGTTCGGAAATAGATTATTTGGATGTAACAGGAATTGATTCCCGAGTAGTGTTCAACACATTGCATTTGCATCCATTGTCAAAACTCTCAACACTGATAATGGAGCACACAAATCTCTACATCACCAACAAAATGGAGAAGAATGTTTTCAATTATGTTTTAGGAACCGAAAAACTAgacatttcaaataattttttgtgGGAACTGcgtcaaaatatttttgaaaatataacaacATTAACGTATTTGAATTTGTCAAATAACCTTTTCCGCACAATTCCTCTTGCAATAACAAAATTGCCAAATCTCAAGGAACTGGACATGACAAACAACCTTCTTACCAATATAAATAGCACCTTTCAAAATTTTTTCAGAGGTATGGGACAAGGATTCAAGCTATATTTGGATAATAATGCGTTCGTTTGTGACTGTACAAACTCTGACTTCATACTTTGGCTTAATAATAAACACGTTACGCTTGATGCAAATGGAACATACAAATGTATCCTTCAAAATTCTAAAGAAAATGATACACATTATGCTTTCTTACATTTCAATCATTTGTATGCAGGATGTAACAGCAAACTGTGGCTTAAAGCAGTACTCGGATTGTTTTTGACATTTATTGCGATTTTCTTTCCTTTTACACTTGTGTATAGTTTCAGATGgagaatttcattttatttatacaaacgCTTCAGAAATAGCTTAGAAAAGGACATTTGTGTAAATTTTAAGtatgatgtttttgtgttttatccGGAAAATGACCTTCCATGGATAAAATATGTACTAATGccaaaattagaaagaaaatggGGGCTGCAAATGTGTATACAACACAGAGATTTTACTGTTGGAAAACCTATAGCTGATGTAATAGCCGATAGTATCGAACAGAGCAGGCATATTATATTTCTTGTAACTTCTTCGTTTCAACATGATTCGTGGGGAGAATACGCAATCGAAAGGGCTAAATATCATcacttttcacaaaatttacagaaaataataGTTATAACAAAAGATTTACAGACGGAAGAAATTCCACACGAATTAGCAATGTTGTGGAAAGACATAGCTCTTATTGAATGGCCTATGAACGAAAATGGTCTTGAAAATACCTGGAATAAACTGAAGCTGTGGCTATTCTTAAACCAGCCTAAATGA
- the LOC139523111 gene encoding perlucin-like protein produces MTLAVLFGIFFLLSDVSSECQLGWQHYEKTCYWFSTTTLPWHSAASSCRSHGAELASVLTAAENAYLRYFAAAFGHSYWIGGDDEVVEGSWTWAGTDAPIDYNDWGPGEPGGARNENCLAIYHPINYHWVDADCKFPSFRYICEKPYPESGPGHGIGK; encoded by the exons ATGACTCTCGCTGTACTGTTTGGGATTTTCTTCCTCCTTTCAG ATGTTTCGAGTGAGTGTCAACTCGGATGGCAGCATTATGAGAAAACCTGTTACTGGTTTAGTACTACGACATTACCATGGCATTCAGCAGCG agttcCTGTAGAAGCCATGGAGCTGAGTTAGCTTCAGTTCTAACTGCTGCGGAGAATGCCTACCTCAGATATTTTGCAGCTGCGTTTGGACACA GTTACTGGATTGGCGGAGATGATGAAGTTGTTGAAGGATCGTGGACATGGGCAGGCACAGATGCTCCTATAGATTATAATGACTGGGGCCCAGGAGAACCCGGAGGAGCCAGAAATGAAAACTGTTTGGCGATTTATCACCCAATTAATTATCATTGGGTCGATGCTGATTGCAAGTTTCCATCATTCCGATACATATGTGAAAAACC atatCCTGAATCTGGGCCAGGACATGGTATTGGAAAATAG